From a single Leptospira levettii genomic region:
- the purF gene encoding amidophosphoribosyltransferase produces MILQSDKPKEECAIFGIYNSKEAANFTYLGLYSMQHRGQESSGIVSTDGSHLYRYANMGLVANIFTQPKIKELIGDSAIGHNRYSTTGASFLRNAQPIRVESHLGPVALAHNGNLVNSWDIRNKLERDGSIFQTTIDSEVIVHLMAKSHKTDLLEALCESLAQVRGAYSLLVLTPRYLIAVRDPNGFRPLVMGKRSDGAIVFASETCAFDITETEYVRDVEPGEMVVIDHTGMRSLYPFPKAKPSLCIFEYIYFARPDSYIFEESVYKVRKSLGRQLARVMPVEADVIIPVPDSANIAALGYSEESGIPYQSGLVRSHYIGRTFIEPDQKIRDFGAKIKYNVVKEVVNGKRVVIIDDSVMRGTTSRKIIKMIRNAGAKEIHFRVSAPPTVAPCYYGIDIPTHKELIASTHTIEEIQKYLRVDSLAYLTLDTMHKAVEGHKGGGFCDACFTSNYPVEFQDHAGNQKSLFTEYATEE; encoded by the coding sequence ATGATTCTCCAATCTGACAAACCAAAAGAAGAATGTGCCATATTCGGCATCTACAATAGCAAGGAAGCTGCTAATTTTACCTACCTAGGTTTGTACTCGATGCAACACCGAGGCCAGGAGTCCAGTGGGATCGTCTCAACCGATGGATCACACTTATACCGGTATGCCAACATGGGCCTCGTGGCAAATATCTTCACCCAGCCGAAGATCAAAGAGCTCATTGGGGATTCGGCCATTGGCCATAACCGGTATTCCACAACGGGAGCGAGTTTTCTAAGGAATGCCCAGCCCATCCGCGTGGAATCTCACTTGGGACCTGTGGCTCTAGCCCATAATGGAAACCTTGTGAACTCTTGGGACATCCGCAATAAGTTAGAACGTGATGGTTCCATCTTCCAAACCACCATCGATTCCGAAGTCATTGTCCACTTAATGGCCAAAAGCCATAAAACAGACCTTCTCGAAGCTCTTTGTGAATCTCTCGCTCAAGTGCGAGGGGCCTATTCTTTGTTAGTGTTAACTCCAAGATACCTCATTGCTGTTCGGGATCCAAATGGATTTCGCCCACTTGTGATGGGGAAACGATCCGACGGAGCCATTGTTTTTGCTTCTGAAACCTGCGCTTTCGACATTACCGAAACTGAATATGTAAGGGATGTGGAACCTGGTGAGATGGTTGTGATTGACCATACGGGAATGCGATCTCTTTATCCATTCCCAAAAGCAAAACCAAGCCTTTGTATTTTTGAATACATCTACTTTGCAAGACCTGATTCTTATATCTTTGAAGAATCTGTTTATAAAGTGAGAAAATCCTTAGGACGCCAACTTGCACGTGTTATGCCAGTGGAAGCAGATGTGATCATCCCTGTTCCGGATTCCGCAAACATTGCAGCTCTTGGATACAGTGAAGAGTCAGGAATTCCGTACCAAAGTGGTCTTGTGCGTTCGCATTATATTGGTCGAACCTTCATTGAACCTGACCAAAAGATCCGCGATTTCGGTGCCAAAATTAAATACAATGTGGTAAAGGAAGTGGTGAATGGTAAACGTGTTGTCATCATTGACGACTCGGTAATGAGAGGAACCACTAGCCGAAAGATCATCAAAATGATCCGGAATGCTGGAGCTAAAGAAATCCATTTCCGCGTTTCCGCACCACCAACCGTTGCCCCATGTTATTATGGAATTGATATTCCAACTCACAAAGAACTCATCGCTTCTACACATACAATTGAAGAAATTCAAAAGTACCTTCGTGTAGATTCACTTGCTTATTTAACATTGGATACAATGCATAAAGCAGTGGAAGGACATAAAGGTGGTGGATTTTGTGATGCGTGTTTTACATCCAATTACCCAGTCGAATTCCAAGACCATGCAGGAAACCAAAAGTCACTATTTACGGAATACGCAACGGAAGAGTGA
- a CDS encoding ribonuclease D, translated as MQINSNYILVDTAKALDLALINLRQSKIMSIDTESSGYYTYYPKVCLIQINSNGKNYLIDPLKITNLSALGPLFEDPNILKIFHSAQDDIKALKRDFGFKFVNTADTMISSRLLSLEQSSLSFVVEHYHKVTLSKVEQKSNWEIRPLQKQQLKYAALDTAYLESIWLKMEEELKRRTLYEEAKSEFEFIASEDYVAKEGEGFSLGKFPDILNFTPLERRKILELLRYRDEKAKRINKASFRVFNNDRLSQAVKGHPNEEKCVEWFGKKDGTEIFKLLTAEYNDPIDTSELSKRHGEDLNEDENHKFENAKKWRLRIMRARRMEHSLLPSNKQLITILKAAPKDLDELKALHVFSDWKVQNYGPSLLAAIQGLPFDSMINRLVAIRSKEAFVAKRRKKQNQNSKDEG; from the coding sequence ATGCAAATCAATTCCAACTATATTCTCGTCGATACAGCAAAAGCTTTAGATTTGGCTCTGATCAATCTAAGACAGTCGAAAATCATGTCGATTGACACAGAGTCCTCGGGTTATTACACATATTACCCCAAAGTTTGTCTCATTCAGATCAATTCCAATGGCAAAAACTACCTAATTGACCCACTTAAGATCACAAATTTGTCAGCTTTAGGTCCTTTGTTTGAAGATCCCAATATTCTGAAAATCTTCCATTCGGCACAAGATGACATCAAAGCCCTCAAACGCGACTTTGGATTCAAATTTGTGAACACAGCAGACACAATGATCAGTTCTCGTTTGTTGTCATTAGAACAAAGTTCGTTATCATTTGTCGTGGAACATTACCACAAAGTGACTCTTTCCAAAGTGGAACAAAAGTCCAATTGGGAAATCCGACCTCTTCAAAAACAACAACTCAAATACGCTGCACTCGACACAGCATATCTTGAATCCATTTGGTTAAAAATGGAAGAGGAACTGAAACGCAGAACTCTATACGAAGAAGCAAAGTCAGAATTTGAATTCATCGCTTCCGAAGATTACGTAGCAAAAGAAGGAGAAGGATTTTCTCTTGGAAAATTTCCAGACATCCTCAATTTCACACCACTCGAACGTAGGAAAATATTAGAACTCCTTCGATACCGAGATGAAAAAGCAAAACGAATCAATAAAGCAAGTTTTCGAGTGTTTAATAATGACCGATTGTCACAAGCGGTTAAGGGACATCCAAACGAAGAAAAATGTGTGGAATGGTTTGGAAAAAAAGATGGAACCGAAATTTTCAAACTTCTGACAGCCGAATACAACGATCCTATTGATACATCTGAACTTTCTAAACGTCATGGCGAAGATTTAAACGAAGACGAAAACCATAAATTCGAAAACGCAAAAAAATGGCGCCTTCGTATTATGCGTGCTAGACGGATGGAACATTCCCTTCTTCCTTCGAATAAACAATTGATTACAATTCTAAAGGCAGCTCCAAAAGATTTAGATGAGTTAAAAGCACTTCATGTGTTTTCCGATTGGAAAGTGCAAAATTATGGACCAAGTTTACTTGCTGCCATCCAAGGACTTCCTTTCGATTCGATGATCAACCGTTTGGTGGCAATTCGTTCCAAAGAAGCATTTGTTGCAAAACGTAGGAAAAAACAAAACCAAAACTCGAAAGACGAGGGTTGA
- a CDS encoding NUDIX hydrolase, whose translation MLPYESFVEKLSRDFDSIPETSETKSGVIFPLFGTNTTAEGIILTERAKHLKSHPGQISFPGGVMETSDPNLLVTALREWEEEMGVKQTTLDVLGKLQGLHTRTGFHITPFLAKYNGDFLFSKNDDEVERVILLPFSELWTKPFYAIEIPNREPKHFAYYFDLPDGLLWGATCEMILRFLKDHSSFDRTPKLVKPNLAKPPFLDPKSL comes from the coding sequence ATGTTACCCTACGAGTCCTTTGTCGAAAAACTTTCGAGGGACTTTGATTCCATCCCCGAGACATCGGAAACCAAATCCGGTGTCATTTTCCCCTTGTTTGGGACGAACACAACTGCAGAAGGGATTATCCTCACAGAACGTGCCAAACACCTAAAATCTCACCCTGGTCAAATTTCCTTTCCAGGGGGAGTGATGGAAACATCAGACCCTAATTTACTCGTCACGGCACTTCGGGAATGGGAAGAAGAGATGGGTGTCAAACAAACCACCCTTGATGTACTCGGTAAATTGCAAGGACTCCATACTCGCACAGGGTTTCACATCACTCCCTTTTTAGCGAAATACAATGGGGATTTTTTGTTTTCCAAAAACGATGATGAAGTGGAACGAGTGATCCTGCTTCCCTTTTCCGAACTTTGGACAAAACCTTTTTATGCCATTGAAATCCCCAATCGAGAACCAAAACATTTTGCCTATTATTTTGATTTACCTGATGGACTTCTGTGGGGAGCAACCTGTGAAATGATCCTTCGTTTTTTGAAAGACCATTCTTCCTTTGATCGAACACCTAAATTAGTCAAACCCAACCTGGCAAAACCTCCATTTTTAGATCCCAAATCCCTCTAA